A window of the Persephonella sp. genome harbors these coding sequences:
- the folK gene encoding 2-amino-4-hydroxy-6-hydroxymethyldihydropteridine diphosphokinase, whose amino-acid sequence MKKIFLALGSNIGNRQENINQAIRFLSKEITDIKRAPIYESKAVGYEDQPDFLNTVISGYTDLSPEELLNFVKKVEKQTGRIKRFRWGPREIDIDIIFYGNLVIEKDNLIIPHPRIQERDFVLKPLCDLEPEFIHPVLKKTVLELLNNLKEKSIIRETSKTGNKC is encoded by the coding sequence TTGAAAAAAATATTTCTTGCTTTAGGTTCAAATATCGGCAATAGGCAGGAAAATATAAATCAGGCAATAAGGTTTTTATCTAAAGAAATTACTGATATAAAACGAGCACCAATCTATGAATCAAAGGCTGTAGGCTATGAAGACCAGCCCGATTTTTTAAATACAGTTATATCTGGATATACAGATTTATCCCCTGAAGAGTTATTGAATTTCGTTAAAAAAGTTGAAAAACAGACAGGGAGAATAAAAAGATTTAGATGGGGTCCAAGAGAGATTGATATAGATATCATTTTTTATGGGAATTTAGTTATAGAAAAAGATAATCTTATAATCCCCCATCCTCGCATTCAGGAACGGGATTTTGTCTTAAAACCGCTTTGCGATTTGGAACCTGAGTTTATACATCCTGTTTTGAAAAAAACCGTTCTGGAACTTTTAAACAATCTAAAAGAAAAATCAATAATCAGGGAAACCTCAAAAACTGGGAATAAATGCTAA
- a CDS encoding type 1 glutamine amidotransferase, translating to MRIHYFQHVPYETPANIFRWAKDRDITQIKGTHLYKNEPFPDFSSFDVLVIMGGPMGVYDEDKYPFLKKEKVFIENAIKLGKKVLGVCLGAQLIAEVMGSKIYKCGDKEIGWFPVFKTDKAEQSKYFYDFPQEIEVFHWHGDTFDIPAGTIHTFYSEGCPNQAFETEDGKVVALQFHFEVDLESVRNWIKEGETELKQEGKYIQKPEEMISDYKKFIQLENHLYRFLDRFFSF from the coding sequence ATGAGAATACATTATTTTCAACATGTTCCTTACGAAACCCCTGCAAATATATTCAGATGGGCAAAAGACAGGGATATAACTCAAATAAAAGGAACACATTTATATAAAAATGAACCATTTCCGGACTTTTCATCATTTGATGTCCTCGTAATAATGGGTGGTCCTATGGGGGTTTATGATGAAGATAAATATCCATTTCTAAAAAAAGAAAAAGTTTTTATAGAAAATGCAATAAAACTTGGTAAAAAAGTTCTGGGAGTATGTCTTGGAGCTCAATTAATTGCTGAAGTAATGGGAAGCAAAATTTATAAATGTGGTGATAAAGAGATTGGCTGGTTTCCGGTTTTTAAAACAGATAAAGCAGAGCAATCCAAATATTTTTACGACTTTCCACAGGAAATAGAAGTTTTCCATTGGCATGGAGATACATTTGATATTCCGGCAGGAACCATTCACACATTTTACAGTGAAGGATGTCCTAATCAGGCTTTTGAAACGGAAGATGGAAAAGTAGTTGCCCTTCAGTTCCACTTTGAAGTTGACTTAGAAAGTGTTAGAAACTGGATTAAAGAAGGAGAAACTGAGCTTAAACAGGAAGGAAAATATATCCAGAAACCTGAAGAGATGATATCCGATTACAAAAAATTTATCCAGCTTGAAAATCATCTTTACCGGTTTTTAGATAGATTCTTTTCTTTTTAA
- a CDS encoding L,D-transpeptidase, which produces MIKSLVMYFILAVLLLIQTAFSEDFDALLNDALTQAEQESLDKDYVIALRSFNDGLYQMAIHHGLKALKNINSVSQKEDLVYMLSVAYAKTGQRKKLLKLFNRYINSKFSKDTKMRIFVVTNNFFIDKGAYKICSYIKKKAAYLLKTEKPIFNITTPEYQRFDPGVNIFKLQEDNLIGWNELYISKENTTLVEIAKKLDLGYDELRIANPHIDPFDVQKRMAVFIPRRRLLPEQDFEFGTIYINLSEKRLYYPLIIDGDAYVITFPVGIGVDEKKSPVGEFKITQKKEHPEWVVPKSIREENPDLPPVVPPGPNNPLGVRAMRLGHTDYLLHGTSKKFGIGMKVSHGCIRMYNSDIIRLFDIVPKGTKVVITEKDYKIYKNHNVYLEIFSLNEKDKSQILKLLREKGANVSSHLIEFYGKEKRGYAIPLLH; this is translated from the coding sequence ATGATAAAATCTTTAGTTATGTATTTTATTTTAGCAGTTTTATTACTTATACAGACAGCTTTTTCAGAGGATTTTGATGCTCTCCTGAATGATGCACTTACACAGGCTGAGCAGGAGAGTTTAGATAAGGACTATGTTATTGCCTTGAGGTCTTTTAATGATGGATTGTATCAAATGGCCATACACCATGGCCTTAAAGCTCTAAAAAATATTAACTCAGTTTCTCAAAAAGAAGACCTTGTTTATATGCTATCAGTCGCCTATGCAAAAACAGGCCAGAGAAAAAAATTACTGAAACTATTCAACAGATATATAAACTCTAAATTTTCTAAAGATACAAAAATGAGAATTTTTGTTGTGACAAATAATTTTTTTATAGATAAAGGTGCATACAAAATCTGTAGCTATATAAAGAAAAAAGCAGCCTATCTGCTTAAAACAGAAAAACCAATTTTCAATATAACAACCCCAGAGTATCAAAGATTTGACCCGGGAGTTAATATATTTAAACTACAAGAAGATAATCTTATAGGCTGGAATGAACTTTATATCTCAAAGGAAAATACAACTCTTGTAGAAATCGCTAAAAAGCTTGATCTTGGATATGATGAGCTAAGGATTGCCAATCCACATATTGACCCATTTGATGTTCAAAAAAGAATGGCAGTTTTTATCCCTAGAAGAAGACTTCTTCCTGAACAAGATTTTGAATTTGGAACTATCTATATAAACCTTTCTGAAAAAAGACTTTATTATCCATTAATAATAGATGGAGATGCTTACGTTATAACTTTTCCTGTTGGGATTGGTGTTGATGAAAAAAAATCCCCTGTTGGAGAATTTAAGATAACTCAGAAAAAAGAACATCCAGAATGGGTTGTTCCAAAATCAATTAGAGAGGAAAATCCGGATTTACCTCCTGTAGTTCCGCCTGGACCTAATAATCCCCTTGGTGTAAGGGCGATGAGGCTCGGTCATACAGATTATTTGTTACATGGGACAAGTAAAAAATTCGGTATTGGAATGAAAGTAAGCCACGGCTGTATAAGAATGTATAATAGCGATATAATAAGGCTGTTTGATATAGTTCCAAAAGGAACAAAGGTCGTTATAACAGAAAAAGATTATAAGATTTACAAAAATCACAATGTTTACCTTGAGATATTTAGCCTAAATGAAAAGGATAAAAGCCAGATTTTAAAACTTTTAAGGGAAAAAGGGGCTAATGTATCGTCTCATTTAATAGAATTTTATGGAAAGGAAAAAAGGGGATATGCAATCCCCCTTTTACATTAA
- a CDS encoding cation:proton antiporter — MTEAQLGELLLILALLFGLSYALGGLLLKARIPVILGALFVGMGIHYTTIVDRILTNGATATGFNFLAELGVLFLLFYIGLQIDFSEMKKLSKDIIWATVLNTAFPFLFGVLVMLLLGYGWMIAFVIGLTRMPTAEAVIVPILDEFNLIKTRVGSFIVGAGVLDDVIEVFLVAVVSIWIAQATGTHMSVEREIGDVILGTVIFIIATFVVYKWIIKPISHWLKPKPANLVLLSMFILLAFGGFSQYVGLGLVVGAIVAGIIMRPALNAAKDIGEETVHVLRAISYGFFGVVFFLWIGISVDLTGLFEHPELAILLFLAAFVGKLVGIFLMVPMKKITIKEAWTIGIGLNARLTTEIIVAKLLYDAHLIDIELFTALVAASSVSTVVVPVLFTLFVRMWGKELQAPPVLEVSEEHIKTKKLHDFKGES, encoded by the coding sequence TTGACAGAAGCCCAGCTTGGTGAACTGCTTTTAATATTAGCCCTTTTATTCGGTCTCAGTTACGCCCTCGGGGGTCTTCTCCTCAAAGCAAGAATTCCTGTTATCTTAGGTGCTCTTTTTGTTGGGATGGGAATTCATTATACGACTATTGTTGATAGAATCCTGACAAATGGAGCAACGGCAACAGGGTTTAATTTCCTCGCAGAACTTGGAGTCCTTTTTCTACTTTTTTATATTGGTCTCCAGATAGACTTTTCTGAAATGAAAAAGCTCAGTAAAGATATAATCTGGGCTACTGTTTTAAATACTGCTTTTCCTTTTTTGTTTGGTGTTCTTGTAATGCTTCTTTTAGGCTACGGATGGATGATTGCCTTCGTCATCGGATTAACAAGAATGCCAACGGCAGAGGCTGTTATTGTTCCAATCTTAGATGAGTTTAATCTAATAAAAACCAGAGTCGGTAGTTTTATTGTAGGAGCAGGAGTCCTTGATGATGTAATTGAGGTTTTCCTTGTGGCTGTTGTTTCCATATGGATAGCACAGGCAACCGGAACTCACATGAGCGTTGAAAGGGAAATTGGGGATGTTATTTTAGGAACAGTTATCTTTATAATAGCAACCTTTGTTGTTTATAAATGGATTATTAAACCTATTTCACACTGGCTAAAGCCAAAACCTGCAAATCTTGTTCTTCTCAGCATGTTTATTCTTCTTGCCTTCGGTGGATTTTCCCAATATGTGGGACTTGGACTTGTTGTCGGTGCAATTGTTGCAGGAATAATAATGAGACCTGCTTTAAATGCAGCAAAAGATATAGGTGAAGAAACTGTTCATGTTTTAAGGGCAATCAGTTATGGATTTTTCGGTGTAGTTTTCTTTTTATGGATTGGAATTAGTGTTGATTTAACAGGATTATTTGAACATCCAGAACTTGCAATACTCCTTTTCCTCGCTGCATTTGTAGGTAAGTTAGTGGGAATATTTTTAATGGTTCCTATGAAAAAAATAACCATAAAAGAAGCATGGACAATCGGTATTGGGCTTAACGCAAGACTTACAACTGAAATAATAGTGGCAAAACTTCTTTATGATGCTCATTTAATAGATATTGAACTGTTTACTGCTTTAGTGGCAGCTTCTTCTGTTTCTACAGTTGTAGTTCCAGTTTTATTCACCCTCTTTGTAAGAATGTGGGGCAAAGAACTTCAAGCTCCACCTGTTCTTGAAGTAAGTGAAGAACATATCAAAACTAAAAAACTTCACGATTTTAAAGGTGAAAGCTGA
- a CDS encoding MarC family protein, which yields MEFEHIKTFLHFTIGLLTILNPIAAAAIMVSLLPSIPSRQEINSISKKTSITVLVASLATVFLGDLIFKIFGINIYSIKVIGGVVLFVLALSMIKGQISETKHSSEESEEAREKEDISIIPLGIPVLFGPGVIATLIIFKTKAISIIDLGLLVASIVLSSFIVFLTLRNAVFLNRLLGVTGIKITTRIMGLIVGAIAAQFIISGIKALWKLY from the coding sequence ATGGAATTTGAACATATAAAAACATTTTTGCATTTTACAATAGGGCTTTTGACTATTTTAAATCCAATTGCTGCTGCTGCAATTATGGTAAGTCTTTTACCTTCTATTCCTTCAAGACAGGAAATCAACTCTATTAGTAAAAAAACAAGTATCACTGTTCTGGTAGCATCTTTAGCAACTGTTTTTTTAGGTGATTTAATTTTTAAAATTTTTGGCATTAACATTTATTCCATAAAAGTTATAGGTGGAGTTGTTTTATTTGTCCTTGCATTAAGCATGATAAAAGGTCAGATTTCGGAAACAAAGCATTCTTCAGAGGAGTCCGAAGAAGCAAGAGAAAAAGAGGATATTTCAATTATTCCTCTTGGAATACCTGTTTTATTTGGTCCCGGTGTTATAGCAACCTTAATTATTTTTAAAACAAAAGCAATATCTATTATAGATTTAGGTCTTTTAGTAGCTTCAATAGTTTTATCAAGCTTTATAGTATTCTTGACCCTAAGAAATGCTGTGTTTTTAAACAGACTATTAGGAGTAACAGGAATCAAAATAACCACCAGAATCATGGGTCTGATAGTTGGTGCAATAGCTGCACAGTTTATAATAAGCGGAATAAAAGCTCTCTGGAAGTTATATTAA
- a CDS encoding methyltransferase domain-containing protein produces the protein MEKDKEKWNKKYQEEEYPWENPSEIVEKFYTLAKNKGKALDLACGLGRNSIFLAQKGFDVDAVDISDVALKKLKEKAPQINTINADLDTYNIPENTYDLIVNINYLNRRLVPQIKEGLKKEGVLIFETFTLSEDKDVMQPKNKDYLLRPNELLRLFSDLYIVFYQEKKITKPNGEKAFVSSLVAIKKCFL, from the coding sequence ATGGAAAAAGATAAGGAAAAGTGGAACAAAAAATATCAAGAAGAGGAATATCCGTGGGAAAATCCATCTGAAATAGTGGAAAAGTTCTATACTCTTGCCAAAAATAAAGGAAAAGCCCTTGATTTGGCTTGCGGATTAGGAAGAAATTCTATTTTTCTTGCTCAAAAAGGTTTTGATGTAGATGCAGTTGATATATCTGATGTAGCTTTAAAAAAATTAAAAGAAAAAGCTCCACAGATAAATACTATAAATGCTGACCTTGATACATATAATATTCCAGAAAATACTTATGACCTTATTGTAAACATCAATTATTTAAACAGAAGACTTGTTCCCCAAATAAAAGAAGGATTAAAAAAAGAAGGTGTTCTGATTTTTGAAACATTTACTTTATCTGAAGATAAAGACGTTATGCAGCCTAAAAATAAAGATTATCTTCTTAGACCTAATGAGCTTTTAAGACTTTTTTCTGACCTTTATATAGTTTTTTATCAAGAGAAGAAAATCACAAAACCGAACGGCGAAAAAGCTTTTGTATCTTCTCTGGTTGCAATTAAAAAATGCTTTTTATGA
- a CDS encoding HAD-IIIA family hydrolase produces the protein MENLKGRALKIKWCIFDVDGVLTDGKIIYDSEGNELKQFNVKDGLGINLLHKAGIKTAIITSRSSSVVQKRALELGITEVIQNAKNKLEAYGYLKEKYNIADEEILYIGDDLVDIPVLKRVGFPVCVKDAVNELKDLVAYITRKKGGEGAVREIAELILKLRGKYEDVIKDYYR, from the coding sequence ATGGAAAATCTTAAAGGTAGAGCTCTAAAAATAAAGTGGTGTATTTTTGATGTTGATGGTGTTCTGACAGATGGCAAAATTATTTATGATTCTGAAGGAAATGAACTAAAGCAATTTAATGTAAAAGATGGTCTTGGAATAAATCTTCTTCATAAAGCTGGTATTAAAACGGCTATTATAACCAGCCGTAGTTCATCTGTAGTTCAAAAAAGAGCTTTAGAACTGGGAATAACAGAAGTTATTCAGAATGCAAAAAACAAGCTTGAAGCATATGGATATTTAAAGGAAAAATACAATATTGCAGATGAAGAAATTCTTTATATTGGCGATGATTTGGTGGATATTCCTGTTTTAAAAAGGGTCGGTTTTCCTGTTTGTGTAAAAGATGCTGTAAATGAGCTTAAGGATTTGGTTGCTTATATAACCAGAAAAAAAGGCGGAGAAGGAGCCGTAAGGGAAATAGCAGAGTTAATTTTAAAATTACGAGGAAAATATGAAGATGTAATAAAAGATTATTACAGGTAA
- a CDS encoding type II toxin-antitoxin system CcdA family antitoxin — protein MGVVKKTISIPENIYKEAREFSENFSHIVKEALEDYLKKKKKEKILSMAGSLKDWEIKDGLEYENKARKEDIRTQKEREKEWDT, from the coding sequence ATGGGTGTAGTAAAAAAAACTATTTCTATTCCTGAGAATATTTATAAAGAAGCAAGAGAATTTTCAGAAAATTTCAGTCATATAGTAAAAGAAGCCCTTGAAGATTATTTAAAGAAGAAGAAAAAAGAAAAAATTTTGTCAATGGCAGGAAGTCTAAAAGATTGGGAAATAAAAGATGGTTTGGAATATGAAAATAAAGCAAGGAAAGAGGATATTAGAACTCAAAAGGAAAGGGAGAAAGAATGGGATACATAA
- a CDS encoding type I restriction endonuclease, which translates to MNINELKKELEENFKEISSNNENEVIDFIIRPILEFSLREKGLKYKPHYVKRSNQSGNKNFNPDFILMKNENYTTMIEAKKLNETFNINSSKALLKFKKNKYTNDDNDVFGQMHRYFLYAKKELKVEIPIGVLTNGKDWLFIKGKDFCDYNNLKYLFNTSKKFPSLYPKNGWKEQIEQISIYKDGKVDKDRLSELINKLLRIFCH; encoded by the coding sequence ATGAATATAAATGAACTCAAAAAAGAACTTGAAGAAAATTTTAAAGAAATATCCTCTAACAATGAAAATGAAGTTATAGACTTCATAATTAGACCAATTTTAGAGTTCTCTCTGAGAGAAAAAGGATTAAAATATAAACCTCATTATGTTAAAAGAAGTAATCAAAGTGGAAACAAGAATTTTAATCCAGATTTTATTTTGATGAAAAATGAAAATTATACTACCATGATTGAAGCAAAGAAACTAAATGAAACTTTTAATATTAATAGCTCTAAAGCGCTACTAAAATTTAAGAAAAACAAGTACACAAACGATGATAATGATGTTTTTGGTCAAATGCATCGTTATTTTCTTTATGCTAAGAAAGAATTAAAAGTAGAAATACCTATTGGAGTTCTAACAAATGGAAAAGATTGGTTATTCATAAAAGGTAAAGATTTTTGTGATTATAACAACCTTAAATATTTATTTAATACATCTAAAAAATTTCCAAGTTTATATCCTAAAAATGGTTGGAAAGAACAAATTGAACAAATATCTATCTATAAAGATGGAAAAGTTGATAAAGATAGGTTATCTGAATTAATTAATAAACTTCTAAGAATTTTTTGTCATTAA
- a CDS encoding HAD-IC family P-type ATPase produces MAEKKILENKYDWAALKVEDVVKALKTDPEKGLSSEEAEKRLKKYGLNQLQKYKRAKWYEVLARQFIDVLIIILLIAAGISFAIGEIGDALTILAIVILNGILGFVQEWKAEKAIEALQKMLSPKAKVIRDGKQIEIDAKYIVPGDIVVLQIGDKVPADLRLIEAINLKTDESPLTGESVPVHKSVEPVKPGTPLAAKSSMVWMGTSIVNGVGKGVVVATGMETEFGKIAKLTQTVETKPTPLQRKLAVLGKQLGAISIAISIIVAIVGWIAGKSLFEMFMTGISLAVAVVPEGLPAVVTITLALGVKAMVKRKVLLRRLQAAEALGSAQVICTDKTGTLTKNEMTVRKIWLPIGWIDVTGYGYDPAGHFEMNGKKIDYHKYPDLLELLKTGMICNHAKLIHDEKGWHIQGEPTEAALIVAAYKAWLSVPDLKHYTEFSFNSIRKRMTVIVNEDGKKVAYTKGAPEVIIERCSKILENGEEKDLTEEDKQKFIQAYKQMAENGLRTLALAKRVLPENIKLTEDEVEKDLTLLGVVGMIDPPRPEVPSAIELAKKAGIKVIMITGDAPETALAVAKKIGLPAKKAILGQQLKNMSDEELKELLKEDVIFARTTPENKLRIVTVLQGEGLIVGMTGDGVNDAPALKKADIGIAMGLRGTDVAKEAADVILLDDNFASIIGGVEEGRRQYDNIQKFVRYLLSSNTGEVVAIFSNVIIGGPLILLPVQILWMNLITDGMTAVALGVEPAEKGIMERPPRSPKEHILDWKGIVIIIFLGFYIGLATLWLFHHYLEKGGAEAVMTAQTVAFTGIIILEKMNVFNFRSLVAPMKYIGFFTNPWLLLAWTVTVGSQVAAVYVPFLQKALHTVPLKLEDWGLIFAVAIPIFLVVETYKWIRWKENKSI; encoded by the coding sequence ATGGCTGAAAAGAAGATCTTAGAAAATAAATACGACTGGGCAGCTTTAAAAGTAGAAGATGTAGTAAAAGCTCTAAAAACAGATCCAGAAAAAGGATTATCATCTGAAGAAGCTGAAAAAAGACTAAAAAAATATGGGCTAAACCAATTACAAAAATATAAAAGAGCAAAATGGTATGAAGTTTTAGCAAGACAGTTTATAGATGTGTTAATTATTATTCTTTTAATTGCAGCTGGAATTTCTTTTGCTATTGGTGAAATAGGAGATGCCCTCACAATTTTAGCTATTGTAATCTTAAACGGAATACTTGGTTTTGTTCAGGAGTGGAAAGCAGAAAAAGCCATAGAAGCCCTCCAAAAAATGCTTTCCCCAAAGGCAAAGGTTATTCGGGATGGAAAACAGATAGAAATTGATGCTAAATATATCGTTCCTGGAGATATTGTTGTTCTCCAGATAGGAGATAAAGTTCCAGCAGACCTTCGTCTCATAGAAGCCATAAATCTAAAAACAGATGAATCACCGCTTACCGGTGAATCTGTTCCGGTTCATAAATCTGTCGAACCAGTAAAACCTGGAACTCCCCTTGCAGCAAAATCTTCTATGGTCTGGATGGGAACAAGTATAGTTAATGGAGTCGGAAAAGGCGTTGTAGTCGCAACAGGAATGGAAACAGAATTCGGAAAAATAGCAAAATTGACACAAACGGTAGAAACGAAACCAACACCACTTCAAAGAAAATTAGCTGTTTTAGGTAAACAACTTGGGGCTATATCTATTGCCATATCGATCATTGTTGCAATTGTTGGCTGGATAGCAGGTAAGTCTCTTTTTGAGATGTTTATGACAGGTATCTCCCTTGCCGTTGCAGTGGTTCCAGAAGGTCTTCCTGCAGTTGTTACAATTACCCTTGCCCTTGGTGTAAAAGCTATGGTAAAGAGAAAAGTCCTATTACGGAGGCTTCAGGCTGCTGAAGCCCTTGGCTCTGCACAGGTGATATGCACAGATAAAACAGGAACACTTACCAAAAATGAAATGACTGTTAGAAAAATCTGGCTTCCTATCGGATGGATAGATGTTACAGGATATGGATATGACCCTGCCGGACATTTTGAGATGAACGGTAAAAAGATTGATTATCACAAATATCCTGACCTTTTAGAGCTTTTAAAAACAGGAATGATATGTAACCACGCAAAGCTTATTCATGATGAAAAAGGATGGCATATTCAAGGTGAGCCTACCGAAGCTGCTTTAATAGTTGCTGCTTACAAAGCATGGCTTTCTGTTCCTGACCTAAAACATTACACAGAATTTTCTTTTAACTCCATAAGAAAAAGAATGACTGTGATAGTTAATGAAGACGGAAAAAAAGTTGCTTATACAAAAGGTGCCCCTGAAGTAATAATAGAAAGATGTTCAAAAATTTTGGAAAATGGAGAAGAAAAAGATCTCACAGAAGAAGATAAACAGAAATTTATTCAGGCATACAAACAGATGGCTGAAAATGGTTTAAGAACCCTTGCCCTTGCCAAAAGGGTTTTACCTGAAAACATAAAACTAACAGAAGATGAAGTAGAAAAAGACCTTACTCTTTTAGGTGTTGTCGGTATGATAGACCCTCCAAGACCTGAAGTTCCATCTGCAATTGAGCTTGCAAAAAAAGCAGGAATTAAAGTAATCATGATAACAGGTGATGCACCTGAAACAGCTCTTGCTGTAGCTAAAAAAATAGGACTTCCTGCTAAAAAGGCTATTTTAGGACAGCAACTTAAAAATATGTCAGATGAAGAACTTAAAGAATTATTAAAAGAAGATGTTATATTTGCCAGAACAACACCAGAGAATAAACTGAGGATTGTAACTGTTCTACAAGGAGAAGGTCTGATTGTCGGAATGACAGGAGATGGAGTTAATGACGCACCTGCTCTAAAAAAGGCTGATATCGGAATAGCGATGGGACTGAGGGGAACAGATGTAGCAAAAGAAGCCGCAGATGTCATACTCCTTGATGATAACTTTGCCTCAATTATTGGCGGTGTTGAAGAAGGAAGAAGACAGTATGACAATATTCAAAAATTTGTCCGATACCTTTTATCTTCAAATACAGGTGAGGTTGTTGCTATTTTCTCAAATGTGATAATTGGAGGGCCTTTAATTCTTTTACCTGTTCAGATCTTATGGATGAATCTTATTACAGATGGAATGACTGCTGTTGCCCTTGGCGTTGAGCCTGCAGAGAAAGGAATAATGGAAAGACCACCCCGCTCCCCTAAAGAACATATACTTGACTGGAAAGGTATCGTAATAATTATTTTCCTTGGCTTTTATATCGGTCTCGCTACGCTATGGCTATTCCATCATTACCTTGAAAAAGGTGGGGCAGAAGCTGTAATGACTGCACAGACTGTGGCATTTACAGGAATAATAATCCTTGAAAAAATGAATGTGTTTAATTTCCGTTCTCTTGTTGCTCCTATGAAATATATAGGATTTTTTACAAATCCATGGCTTCTTCTTGCATGGACAGTAACAGTTGGCTCCCAGGTTGCTGCAGTTTATGTTCCGTTCTTACAAAAAGCACTCCACACAGTTCCGCTGAAACTTGAAGATTGGGGACTTATTTTTGCAGTAGCGATTCCAATATTCCTTGTGGTTGAAACTTATAAATGGATAAGATGGAAAGAAAATAAATCAATATAA
- a CDS encoding type II toxin-antitoxin system VapC family toxin produces MGYIIDTDVCIDFLKNKDYAVNLFSEILNEDCYISILTHYELLKGAFAVRQQKIIQDFVKLIEIINLDENIIKTGAEFYRNYRKKGITLSNIDCLIMATAKEKNLKIVTRNVKHYPEVELLSEFSKKLLKNH; encoded by the coding sequence ATGGGATACATAATAGATACTGATGTTTGCATAGATTTTCTAAAGAATAAGGATTATGCAGTAAATCTTTTCTCAGAAATTCTAAATGAAGATTGCTATATAAGTATATTAACTCACTATGAGCTATTAAAAGGAGCTTTTGCAGTAAGACAACAAAAGATAATTCAGGATTTTGTAAAGTTAATAGAAATAATAAATTTAGATGAAAACATTATAAAAACTGGAGCTGAGTTTTATAGAAATTACAGAAAAAAAGGTATTACACTTTCTAATATTGATTGCTTAATAATGGCAACTGCAAAAGAAAAAAATCTAAAAATAGTAACAAGAAATGTTAAACATTATCCTGAAGTTGAACTTTTATCAGAATTTTCTAAAAAATTACTAAAAAATCATTAG